CGGCAGCCAAAAAAGAAAATCGTTACTCACTCCCAAACACACGATTCCTGCTGCATCAACCGTCTGGTGGCTTTCAAGGGCCAGCTAGCAACGTTGAGATTTACATGAATGAAATTGTCAGGATGAAAAAGCGCCTGGACAAAATATTCGCCCACGCGACTGGGCAAACGGCAGAAAAAATTAGTGCCGACACCGAGCGCGACTTTTGGCTCAATGCTGAGGAAGCGCTGGAATACGGCCTGGTGAATAAGATCATCGTGTCGGAAAAAGAGATCACATGACCAGCCTCCTAATGGTGCAGAGCCTAGTAGTGTTCTAGCAATTTTGCTGCCAACGCACGATTGACTCAGGGGCCGAAACTTCACTGACCAAAGCCCCTGATTCTTGAACTTCTACCAGTGCTGGATTTGGGGTGACTGACATTGGGTCAGCACTGCGTCGGCAGTTGGATCAATTCCGCATCAACGGCAATATGAATAGACGCGGTCTACGTGAATAAAATGCCCATATCTCGCGCTGGGTGCGCTCCAACAGAGCTCCTCACAACGCGATATGGTCGCGGTAGGGACGGCAGTTACCTGCCCCCCCCCCCCGCACACTGGCGCACTAAGCATTTCGGGAATACACCTTCCGATTTGGATGACTTGCGTGTTTTCTGCTCACCAGAACAGCATCCTCAATGCCAGTGCAATCACGACTATATTAAAGCTGACTCCATCCACTTTTTATCCTGTAAATACATTCGTTCGTAGCAGCAAGATGGAAGAATATGTCCATTGCTGCATTGCTATGCAGCAATGGTGCATGAGGTCCGGCTCGTGCGAAACTTCACCGACTTACGAATCACGAACGGTGTTGAAATGGTGCGTTTGCTTGCTGTCTCGGGAAGTCTGCGTCAGGCCTCCTCCAACTCAATTTTGCTACGAGCAGCTGAGCGTCTATGCCCCGAAGGGCTACTAGTCACGCACTATGAGGGCATCGGGGAATTACCTCACTTCAACCCTGATCTACTCGAAGATCTTCCCGAACCAGTCATAGCGTTACGCTCGATCATCGGTCAGGCGGATGGGCTGTTGTTTTCGTGTCCCGAATACGCCCGAGGTATTCCCGGCGCATTCAAAAACATGCTCGATTGGCTCGTGAGCAGTGAAGAATTTCCGGGCAAGCCCGTCGCGCTTTTCAACGCATCGCCCAGAGCCAATCACGCGCAAGCCGCATTGCGGCTGGTCCTGGATACGATGTCAGCTCGCATCATCGAGGAAGCGTCAATGACTGTTAACCTCCTGTCCAGCCGATTGAGCGTCGAGAGCATTGCCACCGACCCGGTGATGGGCCCACTGATTGGTACTGCGCTCGGCGCTTTTAAACGGTACCTCGATAATCCGCTGGCTGCTTGAGACCGCACATCGTGTTGGGCAACGAAGCCTGAATAGACCTTCGACCCAATGGGCTGCAACGGTCGATCCACTACTCGCCGACAGGCTGTGACCGAATCACATGCGGCACAGCTTTGCGTCACTTCCACGATCTGTATGTTGGCCTTCGGTCCGATCTTGGGCTTCAGCCACTGCTAACTACCTCCTGATGACCAATATGCTTGACTGGGACAGCCTCCGTTTTTTCTTTGCCTTTGTTCATGAGGGCTCCTTAGCCACTGCGGCTCGCTCGCTGGGGGTGGAGCACGCGACTGTGGCTCGCCGAATAGCTGATTTTCGTGTGGATTGCGCTGGAAACCGGTTCCACTCCATGGCTGATCGTTCCGCTCTGCTGGCAGGCACCGGTCAAGGCTTGGGCCAGTTAGGTGGACTGCCCCTTATTGCTGACCGCGTTCCTACGCAGCGTAGAGCCGAAGCCAACGCAGTATTCAACATGGGGGGCTGTGCCCGCTGGGGCGAACCCGGTGCGTACTTATGACTGTAACTTAATCAGGTTCACCTCAACGCTCGCGCGTTGCAGCTGGCGGTAGGCGAGCCAAGAACTAAACATGGCAACAACAGCGCAACCTGACGCAAAATAAAACACTGACGCATATCCGAAGTGACTCACGCAGAGCCCTCCTACGCCGCCAGCCAGAAGAATGCCAATATCGAAACAAGCTTCGTACGTACTAAGCGCTAGCCCGATATTAGTGTCTGGCAAACTCTTAATGGCCGGTAATGCCAATAACGGATAGACCATCGACAATCCGAGACCCGTCATAAACGCTCCCAGCATCACTACATCAATCTGGGGCGCAGTGGCCACCAGCAAAAGGCCTAGTGATTCGATAATCAAGGATATCCATACGGCTTTTAATCCATAGGCATCCGCCTTTTTTCCAAGCATTAGTCGCGCGACGACATAACCCACACCAAATAACGCCAAAATCATCGGCGCATCTGTCTGCCATCCTTTCTCCATCAAAAACAATAACAAAAACGAAGTTATTGATGCATAACCAACGTTGCCCAGCGCAAAACCTGAGCCAGGTCGCCATATTTCACGTATTGCCGTCCAAGTCGAGATACTCATCGGCTCGCCGGGCACCTTAGCATCTTCGACAAACAACACCACCATGACACCAAAAAACGGGAGGCATGACATGATCAACGTTGATAGCAATACAGAGTTCTCACGAAATAAATATGCGCCGATATAATTGCCAATCGCGAGTCCGAGGAACATACCGACACCGACCCATGACATAACTTTCCCAGCATGCTCACGCCCTATCAAACCGATTGGCCAAGTTCCACTACTGGTAAACACCAAGCTTTCTCCCACGCCCATTAATAACCGGCTAAAACATACAAGGGCAAAGACAGGCATAGCAGACAATACACTCTGGCCAATCAGAATGAAGCATATTGTACCGGCAGCGAAGAGGAGCAGTAGACCAGTGACCATTGCTCGCTTTGGACCATGCCGATCAGAAAATCGGCCTGCGTACGGCCGGGATAACAACGTCGCGACTGATTCCATCACCACGATCAAACCGACATAGCTACCAGGCAGCCCTAACACCTTGTTGATATAGGGTGGAAGTACAGCCACAGATATCCCTAGGCTAGTGATGGCCACAAATAGCATTGAAGCGACGACCACTGCGGGCAAGAAATTACGATTCTGGAAGCCCATTGCGCACTCCTTTGTTCACGACTCGGCCCTGCTCAACAAAAATCTGCTCATCAATGAGGCCCGCAACAGCTGTACAAATAATACTCTGTTCTACGCAAATGATTTCCTCGCGTAGCATCGCCTCAGTCATTTGTGAGGTTATTCTAACTGTGCCCTGATCAATAATAGGTCCTGCGTCCACTTCATCATTGATAAAGTGAACCGTGGCCCCCGTGATCTTTACACCTGCCTCCAGAGCCCGGCGCTGGGCCTTGTCGCCCGGAAAAGCCGGTAGGATAGATGGATGTGTATTGATGGTTCTACTGCCAAACCGACTAACAAACTCAGACGAAAATATCCTGCGAAAGCCTCCCAAGACGATCACATCGATCTGTGCGCCCTCCAGCAATATTGCGATTTCCCGTTCGAATTCCGCACGGCTCGGATAATCCGAATGAATTACTTTATTAACCTTCACATCGGAAAATCGGGTATCGGCCCCGGCATCGAAACTAGCATTATTGGTGATGACCAATGCAAGCCTGGCAGCGTGTTTTGCCTCTTCGATCCCATTTTTTACCGCGTCAATTAATGATCCACGGCCTGAAAATAAAAAAGCTATTTTTTTCATCCGACTACATGCTCCTTGAATTTGGAAAAAGTGGATCGCACGTCCACCAGTGAGTGGCATACAAACTCACCGAACTCAAAAATTACGGTACCACCCACCATGACCCGCACCGGATCCTCCTTGTGGATCATGTTCAAAAAAGAAATTGGATTATCCAAGTAATGATCAGAAAAGTTGGCGCTATCGTAGAAGGCAATATCGGCAAGAAAGCCTACGCGCAACTCACCTACGTCCTTCAATCCAAGCGCGCGAGCTCCTGAGGAAGTCAGCATTTTTAGAGTTTCACGTGCGCTTGGCTTTTTATCCAGGCTATCTGGGCCATGATGATAAGCCCAACCAAACCTTACCAGTGACACAGTGATGTAAAGTGATTTACCGGTAATGGAATACCTCGTCGCACCAATAAATTCTTATATAAATTAACCTGTGGCAGGTGATCGCGGCCATGCGCGATCTCATCCCACAGATTTGTGTGATTTCCCCTCTGGCACTTAGCTCCGAGCCGTGAAGAGCCATAGCTAAGATGTTAAAAAAGTGCAAATTTAAAGCACTATTGCTTTTAAAAAAGTAGCAAAGCTGTTGCTCATTCGCTTCCAAGGCGAGATAGTCGAATAACTCATGCCGTGACGCCCTGTGATACAGCCAGACCTGCTTCAGAAAGCTGGAAAAACCCCTCCCATAATCAATACCATTTCTTGCCACTTGCATTTTTTTCTTGCTCAATCCAGTGACGCTCGACGAGGGTTTTGATCCGAATCAAAGTACGGTTGAATTGATTAATTGATGCTGGTGACATCGGAGTGACCGAGTGTTGACGATACATCTCGAACAGGATTGAGTGAATCGCCGTCTTACTTGCTTCGCATCCTTTCGAAAATGCTAACTCGATGGTCTGTGTAGTAAGCTCTATCAGCGTTACTTCGCGAGCTTATTTTTCGAGAAAAAACCGTCCAAATCAGACATCTGAATCAGCTCCATAATCTGTTCATCAGGGGTTTGCTTGGCAGTGCGGGGACGAGGGGGCGGGAAACTTCCATGAGAAAAGCGCTCATTTAAAATCCTTTCTAAAATAAGTTGGAGAACGATAAATGATACAGACATGTATCGCAATACAGATTTTTTATTCTCTCTTGATAATTTTGTAATTACTTGATTTGTAAAATTTTTTAAGGAAAAAGCATCCTTGGCACGGAAAGCAAAGAAACGACCGAGGGTCCGCTTGGCCTACCCCTCACCACATAGAGGTGTGCTTTTAGCCAACCGAACGTGCGCTTGATGACGTTACGTTGCCGGTATTTGGGCCGACCAAATGGCTTCGGCCAGCCCAGTTTTGACTTTCGCTTCATCATTCGCATTGGATCGCCAAGAGGTGTTCGTAGCCATCAGCGATGGGCAGGCCATTGGTATTGTTTCACTGAACTCCATTAATGCAAAAAATTTGGCTTTGAGCTCGAGGGTGTTCGACGCAAGAACATTCTAAAAGACGGAAGCCGGATTGACGTGATACTCCTCGGCATAACGAAAGAGGAATGGAAGGACAAGCGCCCCGCGCTTGAACCTCTGATCCTGCGCCTGAACAAATAGCGATGGCGTCGAGGGCATTGCCACCGACCCGGTGATGGGCCCACTGATGGGTACTGCAATCGGCGCTTTTAAACGGCACCTCGACAATCAAAACCTTTGATGCTCCAACATGGGTTGCACCCGTTGGTTTGACTGAGTGTAAAAAAATAGGGACAGATCCTGAGAAATCCCCGATTATTCTTACAATAAATCAAGAAGTTGGGAATTGAAGAGACCTGCATGGGTCGGCAACTTGTATTGCACCACACAAAAACAAGACACCGACCCCATGCAGGCCATCCGATTCTTACACAGCGCGCTCGCCCAAGCACTTCCCACTGTCCATTCTCGTCGTCTGAAAACATTGATGTGTTGTGTCAGCGCATTACTCCAAGGACGTCGGCTCACTCTGACGGGGCTTGGCCGATTCATGTCAGGCAAGGCCTACCCCAAACACGCCATCAAACGAGTCGATCGGTTGCTGGGTAATCGGCATCTGCAAACCGAGCGCTCGCTGTTTTACTGGGTCATGTTGCGAGCCTTGCTGGGGTCGCTGAGGCATCCGTTGATCCTGGTCGATTGGTCGCCGATCGATGCGGCTGGAGAGTTCTTTTTGTTGCGTGCAGCCATTCCTTTGGCGGGACGTTCGTTCCCGATTTACGAAAGCGTTCATGAGCGCGAGGGTTGTCCGAAATATCAAAAACGGTTGCTGCAAACGTTGGCCGAAATGCTCCCCAAAAACTGCGTTCCGATCCTTGTAGCTGATGCAGGTTTTCGCCGGCCATGGATCAAAGCCGTCGAGGCGCAAGACTGGTATTACGTGGGGCGAGTGCGTAACCGGGACCTCTACCGCAACGACGCACACACTTGGCTGCCGGTTAAAAACCTCTACGCCCTGGCGTCGTCCTCACCGAAATCACTGGGTCGGATCGAGATGACCCAAAGCGCTCCGCACTTCATCCATTTGTACTGCGTCAGGCATTCGGCAAAGGGTCGCAAACATCAGCGTGTCACCGGTTCAATCGCCAAAAACAAACTCAGCAGGCAATCGGCCAATCGTGAACGAGAACCTTGGTTATTGGCCAGCAACCTACCGGAGGATCAATGGAATCCATCGAGAATCGTGGCCATTTACAAGCAGCGTATGCAGATAGAAGAAGGCTTCAGGGATGTAAAAAGCGAGCACTTTGGCGTTGGCGTGACTCGCCACCGGAGTCGCTGTCCGCGCCGAATCGAAGTGCTTTTGCTGATCTCGGCGTTGGCCAATTACATCATTTGTTTAACGGGGTTGCAGGCCCGCGAAGCGGGTCATGAACATCGTTTTCAAAGCAGTAGCCTTAAACGCCGGCGGGTGTTGTCGCTGTGGCGACTGGGCTTGGAATACTGGCGCAGCGGACGCGGCTCAAACTCTCGAAAAACCTTGGAAAGACTTGAGCGCGCGTTGCGAGCCGAGGTACATCAACAGGCGCAGGCTCTGGAGTAGATTTGTGGGGATCCCTCAGGGACAGATCACGATTTCCAGTCGCACCCTATCCCTGCCCAGTCAACATTTCTCTATTCATTCCTGTTCATACCTACTCCTCTGGAACGTGAGTTCTGACCGCTCTTCCTCGAATGAATCTGGACTGTCTGCATGGCTGCTTTTCCTACATCCCCGTTTACTTCAACAACGACACGTAGGCTGGCATTGTCGTCAACACAACCAAGTCACGCTTGGTTATGAAACAGCCAGCTAACCGACCGCTTCCTTGCACGGCAATGTCCCATCTGGCAAGGTTGCCATCAAAACGCCCACCGATTCACCAGTGGTGCCTCACACCAAAGGAAACTTGACCTGTCGCTGCAACCCTCCGTTCGACGTGATCTGCTGATCCTGTGGCTTTCCATTGCTGCAGTTGCTCTTGTGTTGGGCTGGCTGCTGTTGATGCTTAGCCGCCAAGGCACCGGCCCGCAGATTGCGCATGCGCGCCAACTCACCTCGACCAGTTGCCAGGCGCTGCAAGCGGGTGCAGCACGCGTTCGCCAGCAGCTCCCCTCTGCGGACGATCAGTCCTATCCCATGAGACCGGCTGCAGCGCAGGCGGTGCTTGATTTGGTATTGCGCGATCAGCCGGGCATGGAGGGCGGCTTCTGGCGAGCGGATGCGGGCGTGGTGTCCTACGCTTTCCCAACCTACGATGGCACGGGAATCAAGCGCGATCCGCCGAGTGCCGAGTTGGAGCGCATTGCCTCCACGGCCCAGCGCGCTCAGGATTCCGCAGGCCTCGTGGTGGATGTCCGACCGGGTTTACGCGAAGCCGTGGCGTTCGCCGCATGCCCAGTGGCGATCAATGACCGGCGCCTGATCGCCTGGACCCTGATGCGCGTGCCGCTGTTGGCCACTGGAACGGTCAACACCTTGATCCTCGCGGTGAGCCTGCTACTGGCGCTGGTCGTGGTCTCCGGCGCATGGCTGGGCTGGATGATTTCGCGTTGGCAGCGCCAGTCCGCCCATCTGCGAGAGCAACTGGCCCAGTCCGAACGTCTGGCGACGTTGGGGCGCGTTTCCGCCGGGCTCGCGCACGAGATCCGCAACCCTTTGGGCACAATGCGTATGAAGGTGGAAAACGCGATGGCTGCGCCGGCCGACCGGCGCGAAGCCCGGGTGGTTGGCGCCCTGGAGGCTGTACTGTCGCAAACGGCACGCCTGGAGACACTGGTGTCGAGCCTGCTGGCGCTGACGCAACCGTTCCGCGCCGAGCGCCAGTCGGTTGACCTGCAGGGATGGCTGGAGGAGCGGCGCAATGCCCACGCCGAAGCGGCGCAAAAGAATGGCGTACGAATCACACTGGCAGTTGAACCGGAGCTGGTCGATAGCGCGAAGCGGCTTGCGCTGTTCGACCCGACACAAATGGCGCGGGTCTTTGACAACCTGCTGCTCAATGCGATGGCGCACACGGGAGAACGCGGTGAAATCGAACTCGGTGCGCATCGCGCGCGCCGTGGCGCCTTGCTGTTATGGGTGGCGGACGATGGTTCCGGCATTCCGGCCGACTTGCGCGATACGCTGTTCGAGCCTTTCGCCACCACTCGCGCAGGAGGTACCGGCCTGGGGCTGGCGCTGGTGCGCGAGATCGTACAGGGACACGGCGGACGGGTCGGTCTCGCCGAGTCGGCCAAGGGAACCCGCATAGAGATGGAGCTACCGTGGCCCGAATCCTGATTGTCGACGATGACGCCGCGTTCCGCGACAGCCTTGCAGAAGTGCTTCAGGACCTGGGCCATACGGTGCTGCAGACTGAAACCACCGAGGCGGGCCTGCACAGACTGCGCACCGAGGACGTGGATGCGGCCATCGTCGACCTGCGGCTGCCGGGAGAG
The window above is part of the Pseudomonas sp. B21-048 genome. Proteins encoded here:
- a CDS encoding amidohydrolase family protein, yielding MSLVRFGWAYHHGPDSLDKKPSARETLKMLTSSGARALGLKDVGELRVGFLADIAFYDSANFSDHYLDNPISFLNMIHKEDPVRVMVGGTVIFEFGEFVCHSLVDVRSTFSKFKEHVVG
- a CDS encoding MFS transporter, coding for MGFQNRNFLPAVVVASMLFVAITSLGISVAVLPPYINKVLGLPGSYVGLIVVMESVATLLSRPYAGRFSDRHGPKRAMVTGLLLLFAAGTICFILIGQSVLSAMPVFALVCFSRLLMGVGESLVFTSSGTWPIGLIGREHAGKVMSWVGVGMFLGLAIGNYIGAYLFRENSVLLSTLIMSCLPFFGVMVVLFVEDAKVPGEPMSISTWTAIREIWRPGSGFALGNVGYASITSFLLLFLMEKGWQTDAPMILALFGVGYVVARLMLGKKADAYGLKAVWISLIIESLGLLLVATAPQIDVVMLGAFMTGLGLSMVYPLLALPAIKSLPDTNIGLALSTYEACFDIGILLAGGVGGLCVSHFGYASVFYFASGCAVVAMFSSWLAYRQLQRASVEVNLIKLQS
- a CDS encoding IS4 family transposase, yielding MQAIRFLHSALAQALPTVHSRRLKTLMCCVSALLQGRRLTLTGLGRFMSGKAYPKHAIKRVDRLLGNRHLQTERSLFYWVMLRALLGSLRHPLILVDWSPIDAAGEFFLLRAAIPLAGRSFPIYESVHEREGCPKYQKRLLQTLAEMLPKNCVPILVADAGFRRPWIKAVEAQDWYYVGRVRNRDLYRNDAHTWLPVKNLYALASSSPKSLGRIEMTQSAPHFIHLYCVRHSAKGRKHQRVTGSIAKNKLSRQSANREREPWLLASNLPEDQWNPSRIVAIYKQRMQIEEGFRDVKSEHFGVGVTRHRSRCPRRIEVLLLISALANYIICLTGLQAREAGHEHRFQSSSLKRRRVLSLWRLGLEYWRSGRGSNSRKTLERLERALRAEVHQQAQALE
- a CDS encoding PAS domain-containing sensor histidine kinase; amino-acid sequence: MRPAAAQAVLDLVLRDQPGMEGGFWRADAGVVSYAFPTYDGTGIKRDPPSAELERIASTAQRAQDSAGLVVDVRPGLREAVAFAACPVAINDRRLIAWTLMRVPLLATGTVNTLILAVSLLLALVVVSGAWLGWMISRWQRQSAHLREQLAQSERLATLGRVSAGLAHEIRNPLGTMRMKVENAMAAPADRREARVVGALEAVLSQTARLETLVSSLLALTQPFRAERQSVDLQGWLEERRNAHAEAAQKNGVRITLAVEPELVDSAKRLALFDPTQMARVFDNLLLNAMAHTGERGEIELGAHRARRGALLLWVADDGSGIPADLRDTLFEPFATTRAGGTGLGLALVREIVQGHGGRVGLAESAKGTRIEMELPWPES
- the purN gene encoding phosphoribosylglycinamide formyltransferase codes for the protein MKKIAFLFSGRGSLIDAVKNGIEEAKHAARLALVITNNASFDAGADTRFSDVKVNKVIHSDYPSRAEFEREIAILLEGAQIDVIVLGGFRRIFSSEFVSRFGSRTINTHPSILPAFPGDKAQRRALEAGVKITGATVHFINDEVDAGPIIDQGTVRITSQMTEAMLREEIICVEQSIICTAVAGLIDEQIFVEQGRVVNKGVRNGLPES
- a CDS encoding LysR family transcriptional regulator, producing the protein MLDWDSLRFFFAFVHEGSLATAARSLGVEHATVARRIADFRVDCAGNRFHSMADRSALLAGTGQGLGQLGGLPLIADRVPTQRRAEANAVFNMGGCARWGEPGAYL
- a CDS encoding NADPH-dependent FMN reductase encodes the protein MRNFTDLRITNGVEMVRLLAVSGSLRQASSNSILLRAAERLCPEGLLVTHYEGIGELPHFNPDLLEDLPEPVIALRSIIGQADGLLFSCPEYARGIPGAFKNMLDWLVSSEEFPGKPVALFNASPRANHAQAALRLVLDTMSARIIEEASMTVNLLSSRLSVESIATDPVMGPLIGTALGAFKRYLDNPLAA